A portion of the Streptomyces erythrochromogenes genome contains these proteins:
- a CDS encoding nitrite/sulfite reductase produces MAATPETPAPAAAAARRKTGRHRGEGQWAVGHHTPLNGNEQFKKDDDGLNVRTRIETIYAHRGFDSIDPNDLRGRMRWWGLYTQRKPGIDGGKTAILEPEELDDKYFMLRVRIDGGRLTTEQLRVIGEISEEFARGTADLTDRQNVQYHWIRIEDVPEIWRRLEAVGLSTTEACGDTPRVILGSPVAGIAQDEIIDGTPAIDEIYRRIVGNKDFSNLPRKFKSAISGSPLLDVAHEINDIAFVGVNHPEHGPGFDVWVGGGLSTNPKLGVRLGTWVSLDEVPDVYEGVISIFRDYGYRRLRTRARLKFLVADWGAAKFRQVLEDEYLKRKLTDGPAPEQPSGQWRDHVGVHQQQDGKFYVGFAPRVGRVDGATLTKIADIAEQHGSGRLRTTAEQKMIVLDIESDKVDSVVEALEALDLRVKPSPFRRGTMACTGIEFCKLAIVETKARGASLIDELERRLPDFAEPLTININGCPNACARIQVADIGLKGQLVLDDDGNQVEGYQVHLGGALGLEAGFGRKVRGLKVTSAGLPDYVERVVKSYEEQREDGERFAAWVARADEKSLS; encoded by the coding sequence CCGCGGCGAGGGACAGTGGGCCGTCGGACACCACACGCCCCTCAACGGCAACGAGCAGTTCAAGAAGGACGACGACGGTCTCAATGTGCGGACACGCATTGAGACGATCTACGCCCACCGGGGCTTCGACTCCATCGACCCCAACGACCTGCGCGGCCGTATGCGCTGGTGGGGCCTCTACACCCAGCGCAAGCCCGGGATCGACGGCGGCAAGACCGCGATCCTGGAGCCCGAGGAGCTGGACGACAAGTACTTCATGCTGCGCGTGCGCATCGACGGCGGCCGGCTGACCACCGAGCAGCTGCGCGTCATCGGCGAGATCTCCGAGGAGTTCGCGCGCGGCACCGCCGACCTCACCGACCGCCAGAACGTGCAGTACCACTGGATCCGGATCGAGGACGTCCCGGAGATCTGGCGCCGCCTGGAGGCCGTCGGCCTGTCCACCACCGAGGCCTGCGGAGACACGCCCCGCGTCATCCTCGGCTCGCCCGTCGCCGGCATCGCCCAGGACGAGATCATCGACGGCACGCCCGCCATCGACGAGATCTACCGCCGCATCGTGGGCAACAAGGACTTCTCCAACCTGCCCCGCAAGTTCAAGTCCGCGATCTCCGGCTCGCCGCTCCTCGACGTGGCGCACGAGATCAACGACATCGCGTTCGTGGGCGTGAACCACCCCGAGCACGGTCCCGGCTTCGACGTCTGGGTCGGCGGCGGGCTGTCCACCAACCCCAAGCTCGGTGTGCGCCTGGGCACCTGGGTCTCGCTCGACGAGGTCCCGGACGTGTACGAGGGCGTCATCTCGATCTTCCGCGACTACGGCTACCGCCGGCTGCGCACCCGTGCCCGCCTGAAGTTCCTCGTCGCCGACTGGGGCGCGGCCAAGTTCCGCCAGGTCCTGGAGGACGAGTACCTGAAGCGGAAGCTGACCGACGGCCCCGCGCCCGAGCAGCCCTCCGGCCAGTGGCGCGACCACGTCGGCGTCCACCAGCAGCAGGACGGCAAGTTCTACGTCGGCTTCGCGCCCCGCGTGGGCCGCGTGGACGGCGCCACCCTGACCAAGATCGCGGACATCGCGGAGCAGCACGGCTCCGGCCGCCTGCGCACCACCGCCGAGCAGAAGATGATCGTGCTCGACATCGAGTCCGACAAGGTCGACTCGGTCGTCGAGGCGCTGGAGGCGTTGGACCTGCGGGTCAAGCCGTCTCCGTTCCGCCGCGGCACGATGGCCTGCACCGGCATCGAGTTCTGCAAGCTGGCCATCGTCGAGACCAAGGCGCGCGGCGCCTCGCTCATCGACGAACTGGAGCGCCGCCTGCCGGACTTCGCCGAGCCGCTCACCATCAACATCAACGGCTGCCCGAACGCCTGCGCCCGTATCCAGGTGGCGGACATCGGTCTCAAGGGGCAGCTGGTCCTGGACGACGACGGCAACCAGGTGGAGGGCTACCAGGTCCACCTGGGCGGCGCCCTCGGCCTGGAGGCCGGCTTCGGCCGCAAGGTCCGCGGCCTCAAGGTCACCTCGGCCGGTCTGCCCGACTACGTCGAGCGGGTCGTCAAGAGCTACGAGGAGCAGCGCGAGGACGGCGAGCGCTTCGCGGCCTGGGTCGCCCGCGCGGACGAGAAGAGCCTCTCGTGA
- a CDS encoding phosphoadenylyl-sulfate reductase, whose translation MTTTQDAGLKNATLKNAALKAETLKELAEQAGRDLEDASAPDILRWAADTFGGKFAVTSSMEDAVVAHLASRVFPGVDVVFLDTGYHFEETIGTRDAVDAVMDVNVITLTPRQTVAEQDAEYGPKLHDRDPDLCCALRKVKPLEEGLTAYDAWATGLRRDESPTRANTPVVGWDEKRQKVKVSPIARWTQDDVDAYVAEHGVLTNPLLMDGYASVGCAPCTRRVAEGEDARSGRWAGRGKTECGLHG comes from the coding sequence ATGACCACCACTCAAGACGCCGGTCTCAAGAACGCAACGCTCAAGAACGCGGCGCTCAAGGCCGAGACGCTCAAGGAGCTGGCCGAGCAGGCGGGCCGCGACCTGGAGGACGCCTCCGCGCCGGACATCCTGCGCTGGGCGGCCGACACCTTCGGCGGGAAGTTCGCCGTGACCTCCTCCATGGAGGACGCGGTCGTCGCCCACCTGGCCTCGCGGGTCTTCCCCGGTGTGGACGTGGTCTTCCTCGACACGGGCTACCACTTCGAGGAGACCATCGGCACCCGGGATGCGGTCGACGCGGTGATGGACGTCAACGTCATCACGCTGACCCCGCGTCAGACCGTGGCCGAGCAGGACGCCGAGTACGGCCCGAAGCTGCACGACCGGGACCCCGACCTGTGCTGCGCACTGCGCAAGGTCAAGCCGCTGGAAGAGGGCCTGACGGCGTACGACGCGTGGGCGACGGGCCTGCGCCGCGACGAGTCCCCGACCCGGGCGAACACCCCGGTGGTCGGCTGGGACGAGAAGCGGCAGAAGGTCAAGGTCTCGCCGATCGCCCGCTGGACGCAGGACGACGTGGACGCGTACGTCGCCGAGCACGGCGTACTCACCAACCCGCTGCTGATGGACGGCTACGCCTCCGTCGGCTGTGCCCCCTGCACCCGCCGCGTGGCGGAGGGCGAGGACGCGCGGTCCGGCCGCTGGGCCGGGCGGGGCAAGACCGAGTGCGGACTGCACGGCTGA
- the cysC gene encoding adenylyl-sulfate kinase, which yields MSVSDQGATVWLTGLPSAGKTTIAYALAERLRAEGHRVEVLDGDEIREFLSAGLGFTREDRHTNVQRIGFVAELLASNGVKALVPVIAPFADSREAVRGRHAAAATDYLEVHVATPVEVCSERDVKGLYAKQAAGEISGLTGVDDPYEAPESPDLRIESHTQTVQESASALHALLTERGLA from the coding sequence ATGAGCGTGAGCGACCAGGGCGCCACCGTGTGGCTGACCGGGCTGCCGAGCGCGGGCAAGACCACCATCGCCTACGCGCTGGCCGAGCGGCTGCGCGCCGAGGGCCACCGCGTGGAGGTGCTCGACGGGGACGAGATCCGCGAGTTCCTCTCCGCCGGCCTGGGCTTCACCCGCGAGGACCGGCACACCAACGTGCAGCGGATCGGCTTCGTCGCCGAACTCCTCGCGAGCAACGGCGTCAAGGCGCTGGTGCCGGTGATCGCGCCGTTCGCCGACAGCCGCGAGGCCGTCCGGGGGCGGCACGCCGCCGCGGCGACGGACTACCTCGAGGTGCACGTGGCCACCCCGGTCGAGGTGTGCTCCGAGCGTGACGTGAAGGGTCTGTACGCCAAGCAGGCGGCGGGCGAGATCTCCGGTCTGACCGGGGTCGACGACCCGTACGAGGCGCCGGAGTCCCCGGACCTCCGTATCGAGTCGCACACGCAGACCGTGCAGGAGTCGGCCTCGGCCCTGCACGCGCTGCTCACCGAGAGGGGTCTGGCATGA
- the cysD gene encoding sulfate adenylyltransferase subunit CysD produces MTTTVAHVHGETDAPYALSHLDALESEAVHIFREVAGEFEKPVILFSGGKDSIVMLHLALKAFAPAPVPFALLHVDTGHNFPEVLEYRDRTVAEHGLRLHVASVQDYIDAGKLRERPDGTRNPLQTVPLTEAIQQLKFDAVFGGGRRDEEKARAKERVFSLRDEFSQWDPRRQRPELWQLYNGRHAPGEHVRVFPLSNWTELDVWQYIAREGIELPEIYFAHEREVFKRNGMWLTAGEWGGPKESETPETRLIRYRTVGDMSCTGAVDSDAVTLDAVIAEIAVSRLTERGATRADDKMSEAAMEDRKREGYF; encoded by the coding sequence ATGACGACGACCGTCGCACACGTCCACGGCGAGACGGACGCGCCCTACGCGCTGTCGCACCTCGACGCCCTCGAGTCCGAGGCCGTGCACATCTTCCGCGAGGTGGCGGGCGAGTTCGAGAAGCCGGTGATCCTCTTCTCCGGCGGCAAGGACTCCATCGTCATGCTGCACCTGGCGCTGAAGGCGTTCGCGCCGGCGCCGGTGCCCTTCGCGCTGCTGCACGTCGACACGGGCCACAACTTCCCCGAGGTGCTGGAGTACCGCGACCGCACCGTCGCCGAGCACGGGCTGCGCCTGCACGTGGCGTCCGTCCAGGACTACATCGACGCGGGCAAGCTGCGCGAGCGCCCCGACGGCACCCGCAACCCGCTGCAGACCGTCCCGCTGACGGAGGCGATCCAGCAACTGAAGTTCGACGCCGTGTTCGGCGGCGGCCGCCGCGACGAGGAGAAGGCCCGCGCCAAGGAGCGGGTGTTCAGCCTCCGCGACGAGTTCTCCCAGTGGGACCCGCGCCGCCAGCGGCCCGAGCTGTGGCAGCTCTACAACGGCCGCCACGCCCCCGGCGAGCACGTGCGCGTCTTCCCGCTCTCCAACTGGACCGAGCTGGACGTGTGGCAGTACATCGCCCGCGAGGGCATCGAACTCCCGGAGATCTACTTCGCCCACGAGCGCGAGGTCTTCAAGCGCAACGGCATGTGGCTGACGGCCGGCGAGTGGGGCGGCCCGAAGGAGAGCGAGACGCCCGAGACGCGGCTCATCCGCTACCGCACCGTCGGTGACATGTCCTGCACCGGCGCCGTCGACTCCGACGCCGTCACGCTCGACGCCGTGATCGCCGAGATCGCCGTCTCCCGCCTCACCGAGCGGGGCGCGACCCGCGCCGACGACAAGATGTCCGAGGCCGCGATGGAAGACCGCAAGCGCGAAGGGTACTTCTAG
- a CDS encoding sulfate adenylyltransferase subunit 1, which produces MTSTTDQVAGLDDLAATTLLRFATAGSVDDGKSTLVGRLLHDSKSVLTDQMEAVEAVSAQRGQEAPDLALLTDGLRAEREQGITIDVAYRYFATARRRFILADTPGHVQYTRNMVTGASTADLAVVLVDARNGVIEQTRRHAAVAALLRVPHVVLAVNKMDLVGYQESVFAAIAEEFTAYASDLGVPEITAIPISALAGDNVVEPSANMDWYGGPTVLEHLETVPVSHDLTACPARFPVQYVIRPQSAEHPDYRGYAGQIASGVLRVGEAVTVLPSGRTSVIEGIDALGESVDIAWAPQSVTVRLKDDIDISRGDLIAPSANAPATTQDVVATVCHVADQPLSVGARVLIKHTTRTVKAIVKEIPSRLTLDDLSQHPEPGQLVANDIGLVVVRTAEPLALDAYADSRRTGSFLLIDPADGTTLAAGMAGESFASKAETTVQPDDEGWDF; this is translated from the coding sequence ATGACCAGCACCACCGATCAGGTCGCCGGGCTCGACGACCTCGCGGCGACCACCCTGCTGCGCTTCGCGACCGCCGGTTCCGTCGACGACGGCAAGTCCACCCTGGTGGGCCGGCTGCTGCACGACTCCAAGTCGGTCCTGACCGACCAGATGGAGGCCGTCGAGGCCGTCTCCGCCCAGCGCGGCCAGGAGGCCCCCGACCTCGCGCTGCTCACCGACGGCCTGCGGGCCGAGCGGGAGCAGGGCATCACCATCGACGTCGCGTACCGCTACTTCGCCACCGCACGCCGCCGGTTCATCCTCGCGGACACCCCCGGGCACGTGCAGTACACCCGGAACATGGTGACCGGCGCCTCCACTGCCGACCTGGCCGTGGTCCTGGTCGACGCCCGCAACGGCGTGATCGAGCAGACCCGCCGGCACGCGGCCGTCGCGGCCCTGCTGCGCGTCCCGCACGTGGTCCTCGCCGTGAACAAGATGGACCTGGTCGGCTACCAGGAGTCGGTCTTCGCGGCGATCGCGGAGGAGTTCACCGCCTACGCCTCGGACCTGGGCGTCCCGGAGATCACCGCGATCCCGATCTCGGCCCTGGCCGGCGACAACGTGGTGGAGCCGTCCGCGAACATGGACTGGTACGGCGGGCCGACGGTGCTGGAGCACCTGGAGACGGTCCCGGTCAGCCACGACCTCACCGCCTGCCCGGCGCGTTTCCCGGTGCAGTACGTGATCCGTCCGCAGTCCGCGGAGCACCCCGACTACCGGGGCTACGCGGGCCAGATCGCCTCCGGCGTGCTGCGCGTCGGCGAGGCCGTCACCGTCCTGCCGTCGGGTCGCACCTCGGTCATCGAGGGCATCGACGCGCTGGGCGAGTCGGTGGACATCGCCTGGGCGCCGCAGTCGGTGACGGTGCGTCTGAAGGACGACATCGACATCTCGCGCGGCGACCTGATCGCGCCGTCCGCGAACGCCCCCGCCACCACGCAGGACGTCGTCGCGACCGTCTGCCACGTGGCGGACCAGCCCCTCTCCGTGGGCGCCCGGGTGCTGATCAAGCACACGACCCGCACGGTCAAGGCGATCGTCAAGGAGATCCCCTCGCGGCTGACCCTGGACGACCTGTCCCAGCACCCGGAGCCCGGGCAGCTCGTGGCCAACGACATCGGCCTCGTGGTCGTCCGTACCGCCGAGCCCCTCGCGCTCGACGCGTACGCCGACTCCCGCCGCACCGGATCGTTCCTGCTCATCGACCCGGCCGACGGCACCACGCTGGCGGCGGGCATGGCGGGCGAGTCCTTCGCCTCCAAGGCCGAGACGACCGTCCAGCCGGACGACGAGGGCTGGGACTTCTAG
- a CDS encoding aliphatic sulfonate ABC transporter substrate-binding protein yields MPATTRTTLRRGLAAAAALPLLIGALASCGYGSQSDDKGDKKANAAAADGRKLSASEVRIGYFPNLTHATALVGLQEGLIQKELGGTAVKPQTFNAGPSEIEALNGGSLDIGFIGPSPSINGYVKSKGSNLRIISGSASGGVKLVVNPDKIKTLDDLKGKKIATPQKGNTQDVAFLNWISEKGWTVDPESGKGDVSVVRTDNKVTPDAFKQGSIDGAWVPEPTASKLVSDGGSVLLDETALWPEKKFVITNIIVSQKFLKEHPDVVEAVLTGTVKTNEWINANPDKAKASANAKLAADSGKALDAKVIDPAWPSIAITDDPLASTLKTQSDWAVKAKLIEQPDLAGIYDLTLLNKVLKAAGKPEVSDAGLGAK; encoded by the coding sequence GTGCCTGCCACCACCCGGACCACCCTGCGCCGCGGCCTCGCCGCTGCCGCTGCCCTGCCGCTGCTGATCGGCGCCCTCGCCTCCTGCGGCTACGGCTCCCAGTCGGACGACAAGGGTGACAAGAAAGCGAACGCCGCTGCCGCGGACGGCAGGAAGCTGTCGGCGTCCGAGGTCCGTATCGGGTACTTCCCGAACCTGACCCACGCCACCGCCCTGGTCGGGCTCCAGGAGGGCCTGATCCAGAAGGAACTCGGCGGCACGGCAGTCAAGCCGCAGACCTTCAACGCCGGTCCGTCGGAGATCGAGGCGCTCAACGGCGGTTCGCTCGACATCGGTTTCATCGGCCCCTCGCCGTCGATCAACGGCTATGTGAAGTCCAAGGGCTCCAACCTGCGGATCATCTCCGGCTCCGCCTCGGGCGGCGTGAAGCTGGTGGTGAACCCGGACAAGATCAAGACCCTGGACGACCTCAAGGGCAAGAAGATCGCCACCCCGCAGAAGGGGAACACGCAGGACGTCGCGTTCCTCAACTGGATCTCCGAGAAGGGCTGGACGGTCGACCCGGAGTCCGGCAAGGGTGACGTCTCCGTCGTCCGCACCGACAACAAGGTCACCCCGGACGCCTTCAAGCAGGGTTCCATCGACGGCGCCTGGGTGCCGGAGCCGACGGCTTCCAAGCTCGTCTCCGACGGCGGTTCCGTCCTCCTCGACGAGACCGCCCTGTGGCCCGAAAAGAAGTTCGTGATCACGAACATCATCGTGTCGCAGAAGTTCCTCAAGGAGCACCCGGACGTCGTCGAAGCCGTGCTCACGGGCACCGTGAAGACGAACGAGTGGATCAACGCCAATCCGGACAAGGCGAAGGCCTCCGCCAACGCCAAGCTGGCGGCGGACAGCGGGAAGGCGCTCGACGCGAAGGTCATCGACCCGGCGTGGCCGAGCATCGCGATCACCGACGACCCGCTCGCGTCGACGCTGAAGACCCAGTCGGACTGGGCGGTCAAGGCCAAGCTCATCGAGCAGCCCGACCTGGCCGGCATCTACGACCTGACGCTCCTGAACAAGGTCCTGAAGGCCGCCGGCAAGCCCGAGGTCTCCGACGCCGGCCTCGGCGCCAAGTAA
- a CDS encoding ABC transporter ATP-binding protein yields the protein MATTLAKAAEGTVAEHTHAARIEHVSKSFSGPAGSQLVLDDISLDVAPGEFVTILGASGCGKSTLLNLVAGLDKPTAGSIETPGGRPALMFQEHALFPWLTAGKNIELALRLRGVAKADRKPEAERLLDLVRLGGAHGKRVHELSGGMRQRVALARALAQDSRLLLMDEPFAALDAITRDVLHGELTRIWEETGLSVLFVTHNVREAVRLAQRVVLLSSRPGRVAKEWTVDIPQPRRIEDADVAEMSLEITEHLRGEIRRHGQH from the coding sequence ATGGCCACGACACTTGCCAAGGCTGCCGAGGGCACGGTGGCGGAGCACACGCACGCCGCCCGTATCGAGCACGTCTCGAAGTCCTTCTCCGGCCCGGCCGGATCGCAGCTCGTCCTGGACGACATCAGCCTCGATGTCGCTCCCGGAGAGTTCGTCACCATCCTGGGGGCCTCCGGCTGCGGAAAGTCCACCCTGCTCAACCTGGTCGCCGGCCTCGACAAGCCGACCGCGGGATCCATCGAGACCCCCGGCGGCCGCCCCGCGCTCATGTTCCAGGAACACGCCCTCTTCCCCTGGCTGACCGCCGGCAAGAACATCGAACTCGCCCTGCGCCTGCGCGGGGTCGCCAAGGCCGACCGCAAGCCCGAGGCCGAACGCCTGCTGGACCTCGTCCGCCTCGGCGGCGCCCACGGCAAGCGCGTCCACGAACTCTCCGGCGGCATGCGCCAGCGCGTCGCCCTGGCCCGCGCCCTCGCCCAGGACAGCCGCCTGCTGCTCATGGACGAACCCTTCGCGGCCCTCGACGCCATCACCCGCGACGTCCTCCACGGCGAACTCACCCGCATCTGGGAAGAGACGGGCCTCTCGGTCCTGTTCGTCACCCACAACGTGCGCGAGGCCGTCCGCCTCGCCCAGCGCGTGGTCCTGCTCTCCTCCCGCCCCGGACGGGTCGCCAAGGAATGGACCGTGGACATCCCCCAGCCGCGCCGCATCGAGGACGCGGACGTCGCGGAAATGTCCCTCGAGATCACCGAACACCTGCGTGGGGAGATCCGCCGCCATGGCCAGCACTGA
- a CDS encoding ABC transporter permease, protein MASTETKATRDDLAGLEAGLDALDAVHTHRTPVREVLVKKVLPPVLAVGLVLVVWQVLVSLKVTDETKLPALSAVWDSLSDMWLKGTLLEVIWTSVSRGLLGFLLALAIGTPLGLLVARVKFVRAAIGPILQGLQSLPSVAWVPPAVLWFGLNDAMMFTVILLGAVPSIANGLVSGIDQVPPLFLRAGRTLGATGLRGAWHVVMPAALPGYVAGLKQGWAFSWRSLMAAEIIASSPDLGLGLGQLLENGRNNIDLPGVFLAIILILVVGIAIDLLIFSPLERYVLRSRGLLVKS, encoded by the coding sequence ATGGCCAGCACTGAAACGAAGGCGACCAGGGACGACCTCGCGGGACTGGAGGCCGGCCTCGACGCCCTGGACGCGGTCCACACCCACCGCACGCCGGTCCGCGAGGTCCTGGTCAAGAAGGTCCTGCCGCCGGTCCTGGCCGTCGGCCTGGTCCTGGTGGTCTGGCAGGTCCTCGTCTCCCTGAAGGTCACCGACGAGACGAAGCTCCCCGCCCTTTCCGCGGTGTGGGACAGCCTGTCCGACATGTGGCTGAAGGGGACCCTGCTGGAGGTCATCTGGACCTCCGTCTCCCGCGGTCTGCTCGGCTTCCTGCTGGCCCTGGCCATCGGCACCCCGCTCGGTCTGCTGGTCGCCCGGGTGAAGTTCGTGCGCGCCGCGATCGGCCCGATCCTCCAGGGCCTGCAGTCCCTGCCGTCGGTGGCGTGGGTGCCGCCGGCCGTGCTCTGGTTCGGCCTCAACGACGCCATGATGTTCACGGTGATCCTGCTCGGCGCCGTCCCCTCGATCGCCAACGGGCTCGTCTCCGGCATCGACCAGGTCCCGCCGCTGTTCCTGCGGGCCGGCCGCACGCTCGGCGCCACGGGCCTGCGCGGCGCCTGGCACGTGGTCATGCCGGCCGCGCTGCCCGGCTACGTCGCCGGCCTCAAGCAGGGCTGGGCCTTCTCCTGGCGCTCACTGATGGCCGCCGAGATCATCGCCTCCTCCCCCGACCTGGGCCTGGGCCTGGGCCAGCTCCTGGAGAACGGCCGCAACAACATCGACCTGCCCGGCGTGTTCCTCGCCATCATCCTGATCCTCGTCGTCGGCATCGCCATCGACCTGCTGATCTTCAGCCCGCTCGAACGGTACGTCCTGCGCAGCCGCGGCCTCCTGGTGAAGAGCTGA
- a CDS encoding sirohydrochlorin chelatase: protein MAPVLLVIAHGSRDPRHAATVHALTRRVRALRPGLRVETAFLDFNAPRVEQVLSALHADGVRDVVALPLLLTRAFHAKADIPAALSDALTRLPGLSVSVADVLGPSPLLVEALERRLSEAGLTPADRATTAVVLASAGSTDPEAIAVIAEIAREWRHTGWCAVRPAFASAALPRTEDAVRALRAEGFARVAVAPYVIAAGRLPDRIAAGAEAAGADVVADVLGAAPELALLLLRRYDAAAAAPARLPALTA, encoded by the coding sequence ATGGCACCCGTACTGCTGGTCATCGCCCACGGCAGCCGCGATCCGCGGCACGCCGCGACCGTGCACGCCCTCACCCGGCGGGTGCGGGCGCTGCGTCCCGGACTGCGGGTGGAGACGGCCTTCCTGGACTTCAACGCCCCGCGGGTCGAGCAGGTGCTGTCGGCGCTGCACGCCGACGGCGTCCGCGACGTGGTGGCCCTGCCGCTGCTGCTGACCCGGGCCTTCCACGCGAAGGCCGACATCCCGGCGGCGCTGTCGGACGCGCTGACCCGTCTGCCGGGCCTCTCGGTCTCGGTGGCGGACGTCCTCGGCCCGTCCCCGCTGCTCGTCGAGGCCCTCGAACGCCGGCTGTCCGAGGCCGGCCTCACCCCGGCGGACCGCGCCACCACCGCGGTGGTGCTCGCGTCCGCCGGCTCCACAGACCCGGAGGCGATCGCAGTGATCGCTGAAATCGCGCGGGAGTGGCGGCACACCGGTTGGTGCGCCGTGCGGCCTGCGTTCGCCTCCGCTGCTCTTCCGCGCACGGAGGACGCCGTACGGGCCCTGCGCGCCGAGGGCTTCGCCCGGGTGGCGGTGGCCCCGTACGTCATCGCCGCCGGCCGGCTGCCGGACCGCATCGCGGCCGGCGCCGAGGCCGCGGGCGCCGACGTGGTGGCCGACGTCCTGGGCGCCGCCCCGGAACTGGCCCTCCTGCTGCTGCGCCGCTACGACGCGGCCGCCGCGGCACCGGCCCGGCTCCCGGCCCTGACGGCCTGA
- a CDS encoding ketopantoate reductase family protein yields MRYIIIGAGAVGATIGGRLAEAGGEVVLVARGAHADALRAEGLRLTTADGSRVHRLPVVTGPDEMGELRPDDVLLLAVKTQDAIAALDVWGDAEVAGGGTAAQRLPVFCAQNGVESERMALRRFARVYGVCVWLPATFLEPGVVSALCTPLTGILHLGRAAGGTDALARSVAADLAKAGFEAPPVEDVMRWKYAKLLGNLSNAIQATTGPEPDPAKAALLQRAVREAKTAFGAAGIAYASDAEQSQARDGKVEQPPGVRGGSSWQSLARGTGSVEADYLNGEISLLGRLHGVPTPVNDVLRHAANIFAREGLPPGAMSIADLTALADEAAARA; encoded by the coding sequence ATGCGGTACATCATCATCGGCGCGGGCGCCGTGGGCGCCACCATCGGCGGACGGCTCGCCGAGGCGGGCGGCGAGGTCGTCCTCGTCGCGCGCGGCGCGCACGCGGACGCCCTGCGGGCCGAGGGGCTGCGGCTCACAACGGCGGACGGGAGCCGGGTGCACCGGCTGCCGGTGGTCACCGGACCGGACGAGATGGGCGAACTGCGCCCGGACGACGTGCTGTTGCTGGCGGTGAAGACCCAGGACGCGATCGCGGCGCTCGACGTGTGGGGCGACGCGGAGGTCGCGGGCGGCGGCACGGCCGCCCAGCGGCTCCCGGTGTTCTGTGCGCAGAACGGCGTGGAGAGCGAGCGGATGGCGCTACGGCGCTTCGCCCGCGTGTACGGGGTGTGCGTATGGCTGCCCGCCACCTTCCTGGAGCCGGGCGTGGTCTCGGCGCTGTGCACCCCGCTGACCGGCATCCTGCACCTGGGCCGGGCCGCCGGCGGCACGGACGCGCTCGCCCGGTCCGTCGCGGCGGACCTCGCCAAGGCCGGCTTCGAGGCCCCGCCGGTCGAGGACGTCATGCGGTGGAAGTACGCGAAGCTGCTGGGGAACCTGAGCAACGCGATCCAGGCGACGACCGGCCCGGAGCCCGATCCGGCGAAGGCGGCGCTGCTGCAGCGCGCCGTCCGCGAGGCGAAGACAGCCTTCGGGGCGGCCGGCATCGCCTACGCCTCGGACGCGGAGCAGTCGCAGGCCCGCGACGGGAAGGTCGAGCAGCCGCCGGGCGTGCGGGGCGGATCCTCCTGGCAGAGCCTGGCGCGCGGCACGGGCTCGGTGGAGGCGGACTACCTCAACGGCGAGATCTCGCTGCTGGGCCGGCTGCACGGGGTGCCCACCCCGGTCAACGACGTCCTGCGGCACGCGGCGAACATCTTCGCCCGGGAGGGCCTGCCGCCGGGTGCGATGTCCATCGCGGACCTGACGGCCCTGGCCGACGAGGCCGCCGCCCGCGCGTAG
- a CDS encoding nuclear transport factor 2 family protein has product MGMDEEGVAEAVAREMQLMSPGVRTSGVLTDRLLDPEFVEVGASGRRWDREAVLAALPDLEGAAEDGPRYEPAGMTGVELAPGVVHLTYETVIDGRRARRSSIWRNPADGTGWRMYYHQATPVPDTP; this is encoded by the coding sequence ATGGGTATGGACGAAGAGGGCGTGGCCGAGGCGGTCGCGCGCGAGATGCAGTTGATGAGCCCGGGCGTGCGGACGTCGGGGGTCCTGACGGACCGGCTCCTCGATCCGGAGTTCGTCGAGGTGGGCGCCTCGGGCCGCAGGTGGGACCGGGAGGCGGTGCTCGCGGCGCTGCCGGACCTGGAGGGCGCTGCCGAAGACGGCCCGCGGTACGAGCCCGCGGGCATGACGGGGGTCGAACTGGCACCGGGGGTGGTGCACCTCACGTACGAGACCGTGATCGACGGGCGCCGGGCGCGCAGGAGTTCCATCTGGCGGAACCCGGCCGACGGCACCGGCTGGCGGATGTACTACCACCAGGCCACGCCGGTGCCGGACACCCCCTAG